The DNA region ATAGCATCAGGGAGGACAAGGGTGTGTGTGGCACATCCACAGCTTCCCAGCCCCTGAGCTCAGCTGTGAACTCGCTTCCTGCGCAGGTCCTCTACGTGATGGAACTGCTGCAGAACCAGGAGGAGGGCCGTGCCTGCTTCAGCTCCATCTCTGAGTTCCTGCTCACCCACCCTGTGCTGAGCTTCGGTATCCAGGTTGTGAGTCGCTGCCGGCTGCGGCACACTGAGGTGCTGCCAGCCGAGGAGGAGAATGACAGCCTAGGGGCTGGTGAGCTCCTCAGGGTCAGGGATGTGTGTTGGGATGTAGGGGAGTGCTGAGGCACAGAGGGCCAGGGGCTTAGTCGTCCACATTGTCCTTGCAGATGGGACCCACGGAGTTGGTGCCATGGAGTCTGCAGCCGGTGTGCTCATCAAGCTCTTTTGTGTGCACACTAAGTGAGTGTGCTGGGGAGGCCCGCCTGTGCCCTGTCTGTGCCCCTCCCTACCCTGTTGACACTGACTCTCATATTCTCCCCCTGCTCTCCCTGCAGGGCATTGCAAGATGTACAGATCCGTTTCCAACCACAGCTGAACCCTGACGTGGTGGCCCCGCTCCCCACACACCCTGCCCATGAGGACTTTGGTGAGTTGGGGGTGAGAGGAAAGCAGGTTCTGACTGGGGTCTGAAATCTGACTCAAGTGGCAGCTTTTCCCACAGCATTTGGAGAGTCTCGACCAGAACTGGCTTCTGAGGGCCTGGGATCGGCCACTCACGGCTCCCAGCCTGACCTCCGACGCATCGTGGAGCTGCCTGCACCTGCCGACTTCCTCAGTCTGAGCAGTGAGACCAAGCCCAAGCTGATGACACCTGATGCCTTCATGACACCTAGTACCTCCCTGCAGCAGGTATGCTGCGGGAGGAGTGTGGGGCGCAGGGAGGGAGGCCCTGGGAGTGCCCCCCACAGCCACAGCCCTCGTTCTCCGCATCTTCCCAGATCGCTGCATCTcccagtagcagcagcagcagcagcagcagttccTCTCTTACAGCGGTGTCTGCCATGAGCAGTACTTCGGCCGTGGACCCCTCTTTGCCCAGGTGAAATGAGGGTCAGAGTTAGGGCGTGGCAGGGGCTGGTGCCAGGTGATGCCAGGCTCTGGCTGCTTACACTTCATCCTTCCTGCCACCAGGCCACCTGAGGAGCTGACCTTGAGCCCCAAGCTACAGCTGGATGGCGGTCTGACAatgagcagcagcagcagcctgcAGGCAAGCCCGCGTAGCCTCCTGCCTGGCCTGCTCCCAAGTCCGGCCGACAAATTGCCTCCCAAAGGGCCCGGGCAGGtgcgtgtgtgggtgtgtgtgaagTGCAGTGTAGCAGGTATATGGGAGTGGGAAGGCCGGCGGCAGTCTCCTCCCACAGCACCCTGTCTTCTGGTCCTGCTCTTCCTCAGGTGGTCCATGTTTCCCCTGAGGGTATTTCAGCCCCCGGTGTCCCTGGAGGGCAGATCCTCAGCCTTtccatccccacctcctctcctcctgggCTGCGGCCATTTTTgaccttcctcccccttccccattgTCCCATCTCTCATCACTACACACACCAGTGCTTCGTCTCTGTACTCCTTTTACTCCTACTTCCCACCACCTAAGTTCCCACCTTTGGCCCACCTCAGGTGCCTACTGCTGCCTCTACACTATCCCTGGAGCTGCAGGAAGTGGAGCCCCTGGGGCTACCCCAGGCTTCCCCCAGCCGCACCCGCTCCCCCGATGTTATCTCCTCAGCTTCCACTGCCCTGTCCCAGGATATCCCTGAGATCGCATCTGAGGCACTGTCCCGTGGCTTTGGCTCCTCTGCTCCTGAGGGCCTAGAGCCGGACAGTATGGCCTCAGCTGCTTCAGCACTACACCTGCTGTCTCCACGGCCCCGGCCGGGACCCGAGCTTGGCCCCCAGCTTAGCCTGGATGGAGGCCCTGGGGATGGGGATCGGCATAGTACCCCTTCCCTCCTGGAGGCAGCCTTGACCCAGGAGGCCACGGCCCCTGACAGTCAGGTCTGGCCTACGGCACCAGACATTACTCGTGAGACCTGCAGCAGCCTGGCAGAGAGGTGAGGAGCTTAGGAGGGGGGAAATGTGCTGATGGTAGGGGCTTCAGATAGAATCATCCATTGCTGAGTTGGCCTGTCCCCCCAGCCCCCGGAATGGCCTCCAGGAAAAGCACAAGAGCCTGGCCTTTCACCGACCACCTTATCACCTGCTGCAGCAACACGACAGTCAGGACGCCAGTGCCGAGCAAAGGTAGGCACCACCCCGCACTGTTCCTCTCACAGGGAGGGCCAACAAGTGGGTAGGTGCCTATTTCTCTCCTTGCCCTTCCCACAGTGACCACGATGACGAGGTGGCCAGCCTGGCCTCTGCTGCAGGGGGCTTTGGCACCAGAGTTCCCACTCCACGTCTTCCTGCCAAGGACTGGAAGACCAAAGGATCCCCTCGGGCCTCACCCAAGCTCAAGCGAAAGGGCAAAAAGGATGACGGGTAGGAGGGGTCCTGGGGCCAGGGAGAGGGGTGGTCTTCAGGCTGCCTGCTTGACATGGCCTGAGGTGCTTCTCCTCTATGGCAGGAATTCATCCGTGGGATCCCGGCTCACAGAGCACCAGGTGAGCGAGCAAACCCCTTTCTGCTTCTGGGACTCCTGCCTGTAGGGGTGGGGTAGGGTCCAAGCCTTCCCCTGGTCTGGTGTGTGGGGATGGGCGGGGTGGGCATCATGTGACTGTTGGTGTTCCTGGCAGGTGGCAGAGGCCCCTGAGGACTGGCCAGCACTAATTTGGCAACAGCAGAGAGAGCTGGCGCAGCTTCGGCACAGCCAAGAAGAGCTGCTACAGCGTCTGTGCACCCAACTTGAAGGCCTGCAGAGCACTGTCACGGGCCACGTAGAACGTGCCCTAGAGTCACGGCACGAGCAGGAGCGTATCCTTGTGGGCAGCGGCGCAGCATGGGGTGGCAGCAGCATTCTTGGCCCAGGAAGGGATATGGGACCTGCTGCAGCCCTGTTCCTTAGCTACAATGCAGAGCGGCGACTGGAGCGGGCACTGGCCGAGGGACAGCAGCGTGGTGGGCAGCTGCAGGAGCAGCTGACGCAACAGCTGTCCCAAGCACTATCTTCAGCTGTGGCTGGGCGGCTGGAGCGCAGCATACGGGATGAGATCAAGAAGACGGTTCCTCCATGTGAGTTTTGCATGGAGACTTTTTCTGGGTGGGCCAGATGGGAGTGGGGCCCCCTACCTGTCAAGCTTCCTCTCATGGCTCTACCTTTCCCTCCTCACCCTGTCCCAGGTGTGTCTAGGAGTCTGGAGCCCGTGGCAGGCCAACTGAGCAACTCAGTGGCCACCAAACTCACAGCCGTGGAGGGTAGCATGAAAGAGAATATCTCCAAGCTGCTGAAGTCCAAGGTGCTGTGGGGCCCAAGATGAGGGAGGTTGGTGGTTGGTGGGCTTGGGCTCAGCTTTCAACTCAGCCCCTTCTTCCACCCCCAGAACTTAACAGATGCCATTGCCCGAGCAGCCGCAGACACGTTACAGGGGCCAATGCAGGCCGCCTACCGTGAAGCCTTCCAGAGCGTGGTACTGCCCGCCTTCGAGAAGAGCTGCCAGGCCATGTTCCAGCAGATCAATGATAGCTTCCGACTGGGCACGCAGGAATGTGAGTAGGGTCATATGCCCCAAGAGGGGAAGGGCTATCATCTTCTCCCTACCATCCCTCTCATGGCCCCCATGGTCACTTCGCAGACTTGCAGCAGCTGGAGAGCCACATGAAGAGCCGAAAGGCACGAGAACAGGAGGCGCGGGAGCCCGTGCTGGCCCAGCTGCGGGGCCTGGTCAGCACACTGCAGGGGGCCACTGAGCAGATGGCGGCTACCGTGTCCAGCAGCGTTCGGGCTGAGGTGCAGCACCAGCTGCACGTGGCTGTGGGCAGGTGTGTGGGCAGGGCACTGAGCTAGGTGGTGGGTTTGGAAAGGGCCAGACCCAACTGTCTGTTAGCCTCATCTCCCTCACTTGCCTTTGCAGCCTGCAAGAGGCAATTTTAGCACAGGTGCAGCGCATTGTTAAGGGTGAGGTGAGTGTGGCACTCAAGGAGCAGCAGGCTGCCGTCACCTCTAGCATCATGCAGGCCATGCGCTCAGCCGCTGGCACACCTGTCCCTGCCACCCACCTCGACTGCCAAGCCCAGCAAGCCCATATCCTGCAGCTGCTGCAGCAGGGCCACCTCAATCAGGCCTTCCAGCAGGTAAGCCGGGCACTAAGCCCAGATAGAGTCAGGAGTCTCCTGACAAGGCCCACACATCATACATTCTACTCTACCCATCAGGCTTCGGGTGGTCTGGCCTCAGCAGACTCTTTGGTTCTCTTTGGCCTCCAGGGCATTTCCCTTGCTTTTCCCTCTGTCTGGACCCTAGATCCCTTTCTTCCTACCTCAGTCTACCTTGTTTCAGAACCACCCTTCTCAGGAAACCTTTCCTGATTCCCTAGAGTAACAACACAGCCCTACAGTGCTCTCTCTGGGCCCCAAAGCATCCCCCTCAGGATGCCCTACTCTGGTCATCCTCTCCCAGGCCACATAGCCGACAAGCAGGCATTCCATCCTGACATTAGCTATTAACTCTTTTCTCTACTCAGGCCCTGACAGCTGCCGACCTGAACCTGGTGCTGTACGTGTGTGAAACTGTGGACCCAGGCCAGGTTTTTGGGCAGCCACCttgccccctctcccagcctgtaCTCCTTTCACTCATCCAGCAACTGGCCTCTGACCTTGGCACTCGAACTGACCTCAAGCTCAGGTGAGTGGGCATAGTCAGGGACTAGGGCTGTGGTGAAGGGCGGGAGCAGTTCAAGGCAGAGACTCCCACTTCTGCCTGACTCCCCTCCTTAATTTTCTCCACCaatcccctctgcccccacccatcTCAGGCTTTGAGGCCTCCATTATCAGCCTCTGGGCCTCATTGCCACCAGGGGGCACTCCTCTCTGCTGGAGGCCACCTGTAGCCTGTTCTTTTCCTAAACCCCCAGCTACCTGGAAGAGGCTGTGATGCACCTGGACCACAGTGACCCCATCACTCGGGACCACATGGGCTCTGTCATGGCCCAGGTGCGCCAGAAGCTCTTCCAGTTCCTGCAGGCGGAGCCACACAACTCACTTGGCAAAGCGGCCCGGCGTCTCAGCCTCATGCTGCACGGCCTTATGACCCCCAGCCTCCCTTAGCTAAGTCTGCCTTGCCCAGGATGGGGTGGCACTGAAGGTCAGCAGACAGGCCTAGGCCAAAGCAGGGTCATGTCTGCCCTTTACCTGCTCAGGCTCCCACCTCTGGCGTGTTTGATGGGGATAGCACTGGCTATGGTCTATAGGTTGTGGTAGCCAGCAGGTTTAGGCTGGGCCCAGGGTGGGTATTGTGCCTTCTTGGGTTCTGCCATGCCTGGAGCATGACCCCTGAGATTATGACACCACTTTAGTTGAATTTTCCATGCTCCTTTTTACCACCAAtttggttctttttgtttttgagaaacaTTGAGAAATTCAATTAAATGCTTTTGGAATAAAATGGAGTATGTGTGTGCTTTTCGTATGTCTTTGGCATGACTTTGATAACTGCCCTTTGTTACCTGCCCCCTCTCCTGGAGCTCTGTCTAGGCCAACCCACCCCAGGGTCCTGGATACCCACCCTCATCTGCCCAACTGCCTTCCCAGATCTCCGCTCTCCATCTCTGAGGGAAGGCAAGGGCCCTGGGATCAGCTCAGCACCACCCCGTGCCCCTGGGTTCTCCTCTCTGGagtccctcccttctcctttgcCTATCTGAACTGGGGGCGGGGCTGCTGGCTGGTTTGagctccaccctcaccccccatcCAATCACAGTTCCTCCTTCTGGGGGCTGGGCCGAAGGGCTGCGCTCCAAGCTGCTAGCTCTGGCACTAGGCTCCCAGCCCGGGGGGGATGATGTGCTGCCGCTTCTGTCACCGCTGGCAACCGCCCTGTGCACTGgggctgttgctgctgctgctgccgcccctTGGTGAGTGCCGGCGTGCTGGACCCAGCCCAGTCCGcgcaccccctccccaggctgggtgTAGGTTGTGTGGGAGCTGAGGCACAGCCTTCCTGAGCGCTGAGAGTTAGGGtggagaggaggtgagagggcTCCAGGGAGGGAATGTGTGCCAGTGGCTTCAGGATGTAAAGTGAGGGTGGGAACTGAACCCTAGTTTCGGAGGGAAGAACCCACAAATTCCACAGTCCCCATCCTGATAAGGGGAGACTTGACCTCTTGCAGGACTCCCAGACCAACCGTGGGATCTCTGAGGTCCTCTCTTAGGGTCGAACCTGAATCCCAACCCCCTCTATTCTGCCCTACCCATCAGAAAACACCTGTCtctggggaggggatggaaagGCCAAACAAAGATTGTCTAGGCTGCAGAGAAACTGGACGTTGCCAGGGGCCCTGCCTCCCTTCACCATGTCCATACTCCTTCATATGGACCATTCTCACCTGACCTGGGACCCAGAAGCTCGGAAGAAGAGCCAACCCCTGGAACGAGGcttctccttcccccatccccacctatCCTGTCCAGGTCTGCCTAGAAGGGGGCAGAGGCAGGTGGTCCCCAGATGTGCCCCTTAGTTCCCTGGGGCACCCCTTTCACGCTGAGTCACATCCCCAGAACGCTCCCTGGTAAACAAACCCCTGGGGTTtggcagcgggggtgggggggatggtgaGGGCGCACCGCCTTATCCTATCAACTattctccacccccacccccagtccttgTATCTCCCCTGGCAGCAACCACAGCGGGCCCAGGCCGCTGTGACACCATATACCAGGGCTTTGCCGAGTGTCTCATCCGCTTGGGGGACGGCATGGGCCGCGGAGGTGAGCTGGAGAGCGTCTGCAGGTACGGGCAGGCGTGAGGGCAGCAGCCCAACCCCACACCCTTGGGGTCTGAACCTCTTCCCTCCCATTCCAAAGCCCCCTGCCCCACCTAATTCCCCTAACCCCACACCCTTGACAGGTCTTGGAATGATTTCCACACCTGTGCCTCGCGAGTCCTGTTGGGCTGTCCCGAGGAGGCCGCCGCCGTGTGGGAGTCACTACAGCAAGAAGCTCGCCGGGCCCCACACCCAGATAACTTGCACACTCTGTGCGGCACCCCTGTGCGCCTTCAGGAGCGCGGGGCGGGCCCAGAGACCAACCAGGAGACGCTGCGGGCGACAGCGCCAGCACCCACTCTGGGCCCCGAGCCCCCTCTGCTGGCGGCTGCTCTGGCGCTCGCCTGCCTCCTGGGTCCTCTGGCCTAGCCGGTCTGGCCGGGTAGCAgcgccccccacctccagccctgccctggtgGCTGCCGTCGTGGCTCCTCAGAAAGCGCTCGGCTTTCATTAAAGGTATTTATATTTGTACCaagctccttcctttctttccactgCGGCCCACCTGGCTGGGGTGGAGGCCTCAAGAAGCTGCTCCCCAGGACGAGATGGGCGGGCTGAAGGCCACCATAGGGGACTCAGTCTTTCTCTTCACAAACACTCATTTCCCAGGGGCAATGCAGAGCTTTCCATTGCCAGCAGGTTCCAGGACTGCTGGTGGTGACCCAAGATGTGCGAGAATGCACATCTTTCTCTGTTCTCCCGGGCTGGCATTCCTAGCCCTACCTGCCCCTCCTGTCCTGGTCCCTAGGGGCCATGTGAGGTGATAGagtgtccccacccccaccctcagccagtccacccccctccccaggttCTTTCCAGTTTCCAGGCTCCTGACcatctcacctcctcctccctctgctgaACTACCACCTTAGCCTTCAAGACAGTTCAGATTAAgtaccctttcctctccttctctgtggTCCTGATTCATCTGAGGGGAGCCTGTTCCAGAAGGTGGGGAGCCCCCATTGGAGTCTACATTCAAGTACTTGAGGTGACCTGGAGCTGCAGAAATTGGGGTCACAATGAGGGTTCCTCTGGCCTCATGCTCTCCacaagcttgttctttgagaagaggtGTGCAGTGTGAGGTCAGAACAATCCCAGAAGGCTTTCTGGAAGCACAGATGAGTGTGTGATGTGTGAGGAGCCCCAGTTCATCATGGTGGAGAAAAAGAGCAAGAATCAGAGCGGGCAGAATcctgagggaaggaggaggcctcAGGGTGAGACCCTCTACTGATCAGTCATCTACTGTCCCTGCCAGGACCCTCTTCCAAGCCACCACCTCACGACTTGTGTGGGCACTGCCATGGCCTCCTCACTGGCTTCTACTCTCACTCCCTCCACTTTATTCtccattttctaaattgaaaaaCTGATCCTGATATTAAACTCCTTTTCATTGTCTATAAGGCCCTATGTAAGCCAGCTATGTTTATATATAGGACAGTTTATTCAGTCTACTCCTTCAACTCCCCCTCTGTGGTAGCACAGAGGAGTGATCTACCTACTCAGTCCTTGGGTTAAGGGGAGGTGTCAGAGAAGGACCATGATAGAGGGTGATAGGAGGTAAGGATGCAAGACTTACAAGTGGTGGAGGAGAAGTGGGGCTGAGTTGGAGAGGGCTTTACAAGAGGGGCCCAGGCAAtcagctgggaggggaggaggggtgggagtcCAGAACTTGGCAGGCCAGGCTTGCACTAAAGTCCATGCTGGGAGGTTGTTGGCCCTAGGACAGAATCAGGCCTGATAGGACCCTTGATTAGGCTCCAGGGTGACAGGTGCCTCCAGAGACCTCCACCCTACTTTATCATGTAGGAGCCCTACTTCAGCAACGCTTCTCAAACACCCTCCCATTCCAGTTAGCTAAGATGCCTCAGTTAACTCACTCTCTGCCCTGTCTTTTCTCCTGTACTTCATTCACCTGTATTTTTATCCCCACTTCTCTCTCAGCCATTCCTTACCCATCTCACATCACCTGAAGGAGAAGGttcaggaaaaaaacccagatcCACCCCCTTTGACCACCAGTATCTTCCAGAAGGAAAGGCCAGCCTTTTATTCTTTGTACATCTATTCTCTGTGCTCAGAATAaccttcctcatttcctcctggTGAACTCCTACTTCTTGTTCAGTATCACCTACCGCCTCCCTAACCCTGACTCCATGCTGAATCAGAAGCCTCCTTCAGGTccacacagctcctgggctttcttctgtctctgtacGGATGACACTGGTTCACTGGCTTGTTACTGTCTGGGTCTAGGTCAGAATTCCCCACTCTGGATTCCCCAAGTGTCCTCTTTGTGTCTCTAGCACCCAGCCTAAGGCTGGGTATAAAGAGTGTACTTGTGGGAGTGTGTGGAGTGAAAAACAGAATTGCTAAATCCTGCATAGGAAGTGTTACAGTCAGCAAAAGCTTGGACTGAGAATGACTTCAGTATGGAGGATGTCTTCTTGGGGCAGCCCTCTTAACCTGAGCATACTATTTGGAGGGATGGTGCTGGGGCTCCAAACCCCAAAAGTCTTCCTAGAGCCACTCTTGGTGGGTGGCCAGGAGCAGGCTGCTTCCAGGAGCAGGGGCTGATTGTGTTGGCCAGCCATCAAAGGGATTACCATTCTTCTGCTGTGACCTACTTTCCCCTGGTTTTTGCCCCCTAAGTCCCTGCTCTTCCCTGGAATTGAGTGACCTGGAGTGTGTgcaggggggtggggttggggacaGAATCTGCTCTCTGGCCAGGGGCTTAAGAGCTTTGTGTGTTTTATCCCAGAGCTGCAGGAAAGGGGTGGGCTGAGAGCCAAGTGGACTGGGCCCTAGACACAGCTGCCCAGGCCAGAGCATCACGATGATGGTGCTTCTCACGTTTGCAGCTCTGCAGACATGGAACAGCTTATTGTTCAGGGGAGAATCTGGGGTTGGATATCCTGAGCCCAGTCCCCTCTGCATCAATATACCTCTTCATCTCAGGGCCCCCGTGCTCTTCACCAGAGCCCAGGCCAGCACCTTCCATagcaagggctcaataaatatttattgaattaatttgcTGAATGTCTGTAAAATAGAGGTGTTGTGTGGGTTTCTAAGCCCCATCAACCCTGGAATTCTATATTATTTTCAACCCTCACAATAACTGTGAGGTCAAGATTAtgatccccattatacagataagAAACATGAAGCTTAAGGAAGGGAAGATGTCTTGCTTAAGTTCAGTTCACACAACTGTGgaagtgtcagagctgggataTGATCCCAAGTTTGCTTGGCCCCTAAGTTCATTCCCTTAAGCATCACACTAGAcatatggaaataattttttaagttttcttttttatttttatttattttatttttggctgcatggcctgtgggattttagttccccgaccagggattgaacccatgcccccttgcagtggaagcatgaagtcttaaccactggaccaccagagaggtccctaaagttttcttttttaataaaatctttcatGAAGCCCTACTACATAAAACAGACTGTGATATTTTATTGGTGTTAATATATGTTTAGGTTTAAAGTATAACATTAGCTTATACAGTTAAACACAATTCCATGTATgaagtaagggctcaataaagattttaagaaatgaaCAGACTGCAATGAGAAAGATGTATGGAGATTACAATCCCATCATCACTCAAAAGTAGTTGTAGCCGGGTGGTTAAGGTGATGGACTAGAAATCCATTGGGGTTTCcctgcccaggttcaaatcctgccgAACTATGCCACCTTTCCCTTATGGTGATCCCTATTGAGTCACAGCCAGTTGGGGAAGAATGCTGTTGccttaaagaaagaaactggattGTTCTCCAGCCCTGCTCTTTATGGTTGCCCAGTGAAAGACTCCACTAAGCACGTGGATTGCGCCCCAACAGTAAATATaaggtaaataataaaaatattattaaagaaggaaaaaaaatccccttatTACTTGAGACATTTATTtcccccccatctccaccccgaATCTGGGTTGATTGTAAAGTTAAGTGAGATAATTCTGACCCGATAGAGGAATTGTTAATGgtaacaatttttctttaatctacTTGTTTTGCAGTCTCAGGATATACTAAATTtagtaacaaaaacaacaataattaaaCTGTTCCTCTGAAGTTGGCCCCAAACTAATTTCACCTATTCTCAAGTTAACCATTTGCAACTCCGCTGTGATGGAGGTCAAATTCAACATATCTGAGTgcctgaattattttaatttcagttaaaaaaaatagatttgttaATTAAATTTATACCGATCCTTTGCGGAGTTCCAGAGGCACTTCCAGAAATCTCCTGAAATGCACTACGTCCCCAACCACgcactatattattattttatttttggccgcgccccgcggcatgcgggatcttagatccccaccagggatcgaacccgtggcccctgcattgggagcgcggagtcttaacctctggatcTCCATGGAAATACCCCAACCTCGCACTATAAAGCGCCCTGCCCCCCAACGTGAATCTTGAGACTTTCTCCCTACTTCCCACGGTGCCTGCCCCAAACCTAGGGTCGAGACACTTGGAGCGACACAGACTCACCTCCTATTCCCGGAGTGAGCCCGACCCCGCCCCGAAGGCGTTGATTGGCAAGCCACGCTCGGAGCTCCGCCAACCGCGTAGCCCGGCCCTCTCGAGtccgcccctgccccgccccgtgGGCGGCCCGGATTTGTTTTGGCGTCAAGCGCGCGTTGTGATGACGCCACGACGCTGACGCCTGAGGATGGCTGCGGCGGCGGTGGTGGCGGTGGCCGGTGCTGTGTCCGCGGCCCGGAGAGGGTCAACACAGTCGCCCAGACGCCGAAGACCCCGCCGCCCGCGCGAGGTGAGGCGGCCCGGCCAGGACCGACGGCCCCATGGGCGGGAGGGGCTGACGAGCTGCAGCCACGGTCGCTTCCTGGAACACTGGGCCCGTCCCTGCCCAGCCCGGAGCCCTCGGCCTGTGCCCGCTGCGCCGGGCCCTAGGGGGAGTGGGTAGCAGGCCAGGCGATGGCTGCTTGGGGTCCCTGGTGTCCGAGGCTTGACTGGCCTTGAAACATGCTGCTGCGCTGGGTAGCCCGTCTCTGAGGCCCCAGGGGCCAGGTGGACGTGGTCAGCTGTCCTGCCTGCTGTTCAACCAGTCGACATCGGTGAGGGTGAACCAACCTGGTTGTCCTCACTACGTTCTCGTGTCTGGCACCTACTCCACACCTCCTCTTTTACGACTGAACGACAGGGTCGGGGGGCAGCTAGTCTCTTCTTTGTTCAGGCTGGGGAAAATCACACCTATGTCCAGCCGGGTCGCCTGCTTTGTAAGCCAGTTATCTCTCTGCTTTTATAAGGGGAAGCCCAGCTCCCTCACGCTCACTCCCTCTCCTGAAACTGTGAAGTGATAATTCCCGCTTGAAAATCTGAGTAAGTCCTTCATTGCCTAAAACTGGCTCCTTGGTACCTGCAGGGTAAAGGCCAAACTTCATAGCAGGGCGTTCAGGGCTCTTCATAATCTGGCATAACCCCGAAGTTAACACCTGGGCACTTCTGTCTCCTGCTTACATAGTTTGTTGTTGGGAGTATGTGCATCTGCCATTAGCTCTGTGTTTTAACACCCTTTCGCTTTAGATATGCAGTTTTCGCAATTTGTAATACTcttctttccccccacccccacctccacccaccagtTTGGAAAATTTACATCTGTCCTTTAAAATCCACCTTAGATTTAATTACCTTGGAAAAGCCTCCCTTCACATGTAACCATTGACTCCTCTACTTCAATTCATGTGACTACTGATGGAGTTTATTGTGTTGTGTCACCTGATGGTTGGCCTGGGGATTGTGTCTTCTGTCTGCATATCAGTGTCTGGCTCTGTGCTTGGCATAAAGTAGGAGCTGAGTCAACTGTGATAGGTTGCTGATTTAAGAATAGATACAGATTCAGCTATACTACTGAGCACATATCAGGGGCCAGGACCTGAGATGAGCACAGCAAATGCGAGTGTCCTGTTTGCACATTCACACGTATGCATGTGGTAGGTGGTGCAGCCTGGTCAACCTGATGGTCTAAAATCTCCTGGGGTggtttttcaaaatacaaattcaagAGTCtcattttctgagattttgatGCAGAATATCTGGAATCTGGTAGgagtctgtatttttttaaaactctccagGTGACTT from Balaenoptera musculus isolate JJ_BM4_2016_0621 chromosome 19, mBalMus1.pri.v3, whole genome shotgun sequence includes:
- the EDC4 gene encoding enhancer of mRNA-decapping protein 4 isoform X3, whose protein sequence is MASSCASIDIEDATQHLRDILKLDRPAGGPSAESQRPSNAYNGDLNGLLVPDPLCSGDGTSTNKPGLRAMPPINLQEKQVICLLGDDSSTCIGILAKEVEIVASSDSSISSKARGSNKVKIQPVAKYDWEQKYYYGNLIAVSNSFLAYAIRAANNGSAMVRVISVSTSERTLLKGFTGSVADLAFAHLNSPQLACLDEAGNLFVWRLALVNGKIQEEILVHIRQPEGTPLNHFRRIIWCPFIPEESEDCCEEGSPTVALLHEDRAEVWDLDMLRSNHSTWPVDVSQIKQGFIVVKGHSTRLSEGALSPDGTVLATASHDGFVKFWQIYIEGQDEPRCLHEWKPHDGRPLSCLLFCDNHKKQDPEVPFWRFLITGADQNRELKMWCTVSWTCLQTIRFSPDIFSSVSVPPSLKVCLDLSAEYLILSDVQRKVLYVMELLQNQEEGRACFSSISEFLLTHPVLSFGIQVVSRCRLRHTEVLPAEEENDSLGADGTHGVGAMESAAGVLIKLFCVHTKALQDVQIRFQPQLNPDVVAPLPTHPAHEDFAFPTAFGESRPELASEGLGSATHGSQPDLRRIVELPAPADFLSLSSETKPKLMTPDAFMTPSTSLQQIAASPSSSSSSSSSSSLTAVSAMSSTSAVDPSLPRPPEELTLSPKLQLDGGLTMSSSSSLQVPTAASTLSLELQEVEPLGLPQASPSRTRSPDVISSASTALSQDIPEIASEALSRGFGSSAPEGLEPDSMASAASALHLLSPRPRPGPELGPQLSLDGGPGDGDRHSTPSLLEAALTQEATAPDSQVWPTAPDITRETCSSLAESPRNGLQEKHKSLAFHRPPYHLLQQHDSQDASAEQSDHDDEVASLASAAGGFGTRVPTPRLPAKDWKTKGSPRASPKLKRKGKKDDGNSSVGSRLTEHQVAEAPEDWPALIWQQQRELAQLRHSQEELLQRLCTQLEGLQSTVTGHVERALESRHEQEQRRLERALAEGQQRGGQLQEQLTQQLSQALSSAVAGRLERSIRDEIKKTVPPCVSRSLEPVAGQLSNSVATKLTAVEGSMKENISKLLKSKNLTDAIARAAADTLQGPMQAAYREAFQSVVLPAFEKSCQAMFQQINDSFRLGTQEYLQQLESHMKSRKAREQEAREPVLAQLRGLVSTLQGATEQMAATVSSSVRAEVQHQLHVAVGSLQEAILAQVQRIVKGEVSVALKEQQAAVTSSIMQAMRSAAGTPVPATHLDCQAQQAHILQLLQQGHLNQAFQQALTAADLNLVLYVCETVDPGQVFGQPPCPLSQPVLLSLIQQLASDLGTRTDLKLSYLEEAVMHLDHSDPITRDHMGSVMAQVRQKLFQFLQAEPHNSLGKAARRLSLMLHGLMTPSLP